One segment of Microbacterium arborescens DNA contains the following:
- a CDS encoding cystathionine gamma-synthase, with the protein MTTHDSARGLASLAVHAGQEFDPTTGAVIPPVHFSTTFTQDGIGGLRGGYEYGRSGNPTRTALQVQLAALEGGAHGFSFASGLAAEDVLLRAALTPGDEVLLGNDVYGGTHRLIARVLAPWGVKLRVVDMSDLAAVRAAVAERAPRVLWVETPSNPLLRITDIAGLAAIGHEAGSLVVVDNTFATPALQRPLELGADVVVHSTTKYLGGHSDVVGGALVLDDDALAEKIGFLQYAAGAVSGPMDAWLTTRGIKTLDVRMQRHSENAGAIAAFLEGHERVARVFYPGLASHPGHELAASQMIRFGGMLSLALESGEAARRFAESTRLFQLAESLGGVESLVNYPDAMTHASVRGTEAAVPVEVVRLSVGIESVDDLLADVEQALR; encoded by the coding sequence ATGACCACGCACGATTCCGCCCGCGGCCTCGCCAGCCTCGCGGTCCACGCCGGCCAGGAGTTCGACCCCACGACCGGCGCCGTCATCCCGCCGGTGCACTTCTCCACCACCTTCACCCAGGACGGGATCGGGGGCCTCCGCGGCGGGTACGAGTACGGCCGTTCGGGCAACCCGACGCGCACGGCGCTCCAGGTGCAGCTCGCCGCGCTCGAGGGCGGAGCTCACGGCTTCTCGTTCGCGTCGGGGCTCGCCGCTGAGGACGTGCTGCTGCGTGCCGCGCTGACGCCCGGCGACGAGGTGCTGCTCGGCAACGACGTCTACGGGGGCACACATCGTCTCATCGCGCGTGTCCTGGCTCCCTGGGGTGTCAAGCTGCGCGTGGTCGACATGAGCGACCTCGCCGCCGTGCGGGCCGCGGTCGCCGAGCGCGCGCCCCGCGTGCTGTGGGTCGAGACGCCGTCCAACCCGCTGCTGCGCATCACCGATATCGCCGGGCTCGCAGCCATCGGTCATGAGGCCGGCTCGCTCGTCGTCGTCGACAACACCTTCGCGACACCGGCGCTGCAGCGCCCCCTCGAACTCGGCGCCGATGTGGTCGTGCACTCGACGACGAAATACCTCGGCGGACACTCGGATGTCGTCGGCGGCGCACTCGTGCTCGACGATGACGCGCTCGCCGAGAAGATCGGCTTCCTGCAGTACGCCGCCGGCGCGGTGTCGGGGCCGATGGATGCCTGGCTCACCACGCGCGGCATCAAGACGCTCGACGTCCGTATGCAGCGCCACAGCGAGAACGCGGGCGCGATCGCAGCGTTCCTCGAGGGACACGAGCGCGTGGCTCGCGTGTTCTATCCCGGTCTCGCCTCGCACCCGGGGCACGAGCTCGCGGCATCGCAGATGATCCGTTTCGGCGGCATGCTCTCGCTCGCGCTCGAGTCGGGTGAGGCGGCACGTCGCTTCGCCGAGTCCACGCGGCTGTTCCAGCTCGCTGAGTCGCTCGGCGGGGTCGAGTCGCTCGTGAACTACCCCGATGCGATGACCCACGCGTCGGTCCGCGGCACCGAGGCCGCCGTGCCGGTCGAGGTCGTCCGGCTCTCGGTGGGCATCGAGTCGGTGGACGATCTGCTGGCCGACGTGGAGCAGGCGCTGCGCTGA